In Botrytis cinerea B05.10 chromosome 3, complete sequence, the genomic stretch GAGGCGTAGCAAGTTTATTCAGCAGATGGCAAGTCTTGCAGAGCTCGCGTGCATCGCTAAAGTCAGATAATTCGATGATCGCATTGAGAAGTTCGTTGGCAAGAGCGAGAAGTGGCATCCTGAAACGTTGCTTGATTATTCGAAGttatcttgaagatttcaAGGTAGAATTTGCCAAAATGATCTCAAAATTTGTTGCAAAAGGATTGGAATATTAATATCGTGGGATGTAGAAAGTATTAATAAAtggataaaaaaaaaggaagcaTGGTACGGGCCCAGTTTCCAATTCACTCGGCGAGCATCCAAAGAAATAATCACTACCATAACCGTACAATGGTCGTTTTGGAAGTAAATGAACAGAAATGAAGACGAATTCACCAAATTTGCGAGATTTGCAAGGTTCGATACGGCTCTTTCCATAGATGGCTCACCGATCATTGTTTCATGCTATCCAAATTGTGTATTTCGACACTTGATCTACATTGAATGATTCAGTTCAGTCAAGTTTTGTAGCTGCTGAGGAGGATTCGTAATGGATAGAGTACTTACCGAGACTGTGAATCctgaaatattgataagcCCTGATAAAAGTGAGCTGCCTcgcaaaatatcaaaagagtCTCATTTTgagatcaaaaacaaaagaacaTTCATTTATAGGCTCTCCACAACTAACTACTTTCTCTATTCTCCGAGATAACTCCCGGTTCATTCATATCCTTCGTTCCTCCTGGGCAATTCATCGTAACTCTCCATGCCGcaattcctctcctctcaaccACCCTCGTGATCGTACTCCAGAACCCATCATCCCcaaaatccatatcatccaGATTGAGATGCTGTTTATATGTGAAAATCTCCTCGAAGTACAGATCTGTTTGATTTGCCGTATATTTATCTAGGAAAGTAGCGGATGTGGGTGCGATAAGATAGGTAGCTTCTGTAAGCTCTTCTCCGGATTTTGGAAGACAAGTTGCTAGTTTGCTAATCTCTTCTATCATGAGCTCTCCTCTGATGCCCATGAGATCATGAGTATCGAGCACTTCGTTTTTGCCGTTCAGTAGCCAAATTGGCGGGCTATAAGTTTTCCACCAAAAAGCATGAGTGGCGTCTAGTTGTTTGCTCAAGAACACTTGAGTTGGGACAACTCCTCCCTGATGGTATACACCCATCAAAAGACCCAATAAAACATTAAAGGAAATCCATAAACCAACCCAGATACGCAAAGAAATTCCTGATTTAGGTAATCTTACAGACGataatattaaaggaatGGCTGGAAGCAAAAATCGTGCCTCTTGGTgtttgaaaaatgaaagaacAACAACACCCGAGATAGCAGAGCAAAGTCGAAGAGGAGCCACAGGTCGCAAGAAGAGAAGTATTGTGGCAGGTCCCAATAGTTGTGGGAGATTTATTAGACTATGTTGATACCATGGATGTAGGCCGTGAAGCGCAAGATTTTCCGGTGCAAGATTATagtttaaattattaaatggAGTAATTGTTGGATGGGAGAAAAGATAGGACCAAGTGACTGGAACTTTGGCGTAGAAGTTCGTATCCAAAGAGATTGCGATAAATGTAGCAAGGAGACCAAAGAGGATCATCGCAACGAGCGAAAATGGCCTATTCAAAAATCAGCTAGAGTAACATAGGCGGGTTGAAATATCTTACTTTCTCTTGAAGTGTGGCAATAAACGGAGACCTGGAATGAACAAGAAGGCGGGAAAGGTGATGCGATTAAATATCCCGAAAACCACAACGAAGGCAAGAATTCCGCATAATGATACGGAAGTATGCTTCTACGACAATTAGCATCATATTCCAGATTGTGACATATGCTCCGCGTCTTCCTACCTTAACTGCCGTGATTTTTTGTATCAAAATCAGGCTCCATGCGACTGCCAACGTTTCTATCGAGTTCGAGAATGTGTGTGTTTGGTATGTCCAGGTAACGTATGAAGATGCCACAAGCAAGACTGCAATTTTGTAGTGTCTTTTGGATTCAGCCAATTCCCAAATAGCCCAATCTCCAAGCACAAAACTCAAAGTCAACATCAACAGTCGCAAGGCGAAGAACACCGCGATCGGAGGGATTTCCccatcatttccatttcctatCCAGAGCCATCGCAGAAGGAGCATTGGCAGACCATAGATCGGCCATAGCGGGAAGACACTTCGAATCGGATTTTCGGATGTAAATTCCCAGGTTAGCTTGACGGGATAGCTGAAGATTTGACCTGCCGATTGTTAGCAGAGATGCTGTGCAGATTGGATTTCATGCAAGGAGCCCCCCTTTACAGATGTGCCGATCGAACACATCTGCCGGAGCTAAGGGGAAGCTACACCACGGAATATTGTAAAACTCACCAGCTATAACCTCTGGACCTTGAAAGTTCTCATCGGGGTGTAGATAACTTGGAGAAAGGGCAAACCAAACTCGCAACAGAAGGAGAAATAAGTACGCACGCCCGAAGAAAGGCATTTTTGCTCTTTACCTATGGCATACGTTTGAAGAATGGGAATGTGAAGAAAAATAGGATTAAATTAAAGAAGTATGCGCAAACGCGATAGAAGGATAATAACAGAGAAAGAGGTCattggaaatgggaagagAAAAGCAAAGGACCCCCCAAACTCTGTTAAGTATGAGAAATATGGGTGGtttgatacttttttttttcaaacgGAAACGGTTGGAAAGTCAGGCTCGCGTTACCTTTgcctttctatttttttcCACTTTCAAGGATGGCATTGGGGTATGACGGAGATCAGCAATCTCGGAATGGCAGGAAATTTGGAATGGGCTGACCAATCGTATTCATTACCGAAGATGTTGCTCCTTTCATTCCGAATGCAATCTGGAGTGATGGTGCAAGATACTTTGTCAGACTGCTTTTTTTTCCAGCTTggatattatttatatcctCAACAATTAGGAAAAGGGGCAACGACGAGATGCGGAGATGGCGAGGCGAGgcgaggtgaggtgaggtgaggtgaggtgaggtggtGAAATGGCGAAATGGTCAAACGATGAGACGAGGTTTAAAATGACGATGTTACACGAAGACCGGTCTCACACTAGGTAGGTTCTATATGTGTAACAGGTACCTGGGCACGTGCTAGGCAGACACTTAGTCAGGGAGCCGCTCCTATGAATCTACGATGATATATTACTAAGTACAATATATTGACTAGCATCAAGCTTTTCCGCTTCGGCTTTTGATTGACCTTCACTCGGCTCGTACTGTGCATCAAAATGTGTGCAGCCAATTTGGAATCTTGACCGGCAGGGAGGGCAGGGAGGGCAGGGCAAGGGGCAGGGGCAGTGGCAGTGGCATAAACCCGCCTCCACCTGCACCGGTTTATGATTTGGATACGATTTGCACTGTACGGAGTATACCTACTTACAAGAACCCATAGCAAGGCCACtctattctctattctcGACGCAGGACTCCAGCTTTGACTCTGCCTCTGCCTCGTCCGTCGCCCAATCATATCGCGAGAGTTCAGTGCACATTTAGATCCAAGCTCCACCGACTCCGACTCGAACAGCACAGAGCACAACATAACACCCCAAGGCTCTCACCAGGTAGCGCTTACTTTGGCCGATGATGGCAAAGGCGCTAATCCCTCGTAGACGCTGCTTGCTCCGGACGGCCATGGCGAAATGCAAACTGTACAATTCAAAAGAGGCAAGGGCTGGCTGCCAGTGCGTGCTTGTTAGGTAGCTGTCCGTAGTGCGTCGTAGACAACTCTGTCATTCCTCCAAACTATTCCTTTTTCAATGGTCCTGCAACACGACCATCAGTGACTCAAATATTGCGATCTAGGCAGCCGATCGTCTATTCACCGTATAGAAGGCTGCTGCAGTTCCTTCCGTGCCTTTCCCTACCATTCGATCTATACCAGTCAAACGTGTCAATTCTTCACATGCAGCAATTGCTATTCACTTTCAAGACGCTAATACTGTCTGGCGGCGAGTAGTGACTTTGTTTGACTTTGGGAGACCAACTATAAAAAGGACACTAGGACGTGCTAAAATACCTAAAATCATACTGCACTTGTGAACTGGGATTTTTCAGGCTAAGCGACTACAAGGCCTGACATAAAGGTTCCTTCAATCCCCATTCAAATCCTCCTTCTCATTAACAACATACATCCAACATACAACTcgacacaacacaacacaacacaactcTGCAACCTCACCACCGCCAGTTTCTTTAATCGGACAACATTAAAATCTTGCAAAATGTCTGAAGGTACCGCCACGACCATCAAGCTCGTCAGCAATGACAATGTCGAAGTCGTCGTCGGTAAGTTACCCCGCCTACCATCCTACTACCTGAACCCAAACCCGACCTGCAGCCCACCAAATTTAACAATGAATGCTGACTTTCATCAATAGAGAGATCTGTTGCCGAACGCTCCATGTTGATCAAGAACATGCTGGATGATCTTGGAGATGGCGTCCTCGAGACTCCTGTCCCAATCCCTAACGTGAGTTTAGACCTCTGACATCATTTCAACTCTATTCCTATCATACATTAAACTAacaattctttctcttcacaGGTCAATGAGGCTGTTCTCCGCAAAGTCATCGAGTGGGCTGACCACCACAAGCACGATCCTGCGCCCACTGCCGACGATGATTCCGATAGTCGCAAGAAGACGACTGATATTGAGGAATGGGACCAAAAATTCATGCAGGTCGATCAAGAGATGCTATTTGAGATCATCCTTGTAAGTCACATTTCTTTGAACAAAAGATGCTCTATCATTTCTAACAATTTTACCATTAGGCTGCCAATTACCTTGACATCAAGGCCCTTCTCGATGTCGGATGCAAGACCGTCGCCAACATGATTAAGGGCAAGTCTCCTGAGGAGATTCGCAAAACCTTTAATATCACAAACGACTTCACTCCtgaggaggaagagcaaATCCGCCGTGAGAATGAGTGGGCTGAGGATCGTTAAGATTATATCTTGACAAAATTATCGATTACCGCATGATGCCGTCATGATTTGGGGGTTGTTTATAAATGTGGCATGACGGGTTAGCTTCAGTAGCATGGGGGGAGTTCTCTGATTGTTTCTGATTACCAACCGAAAGTCCAGGTTTATACACTTTCATGGCGTGGGGGCTCTCTTTCCtagtttttctttcttcgggTTCACATTGTGTATGTACATACATGGGGGGGGAGGCGTTTTATGAGGATACTGAAGTGTAGACAGAGGATGCCAATGGAGGATATTACATAGATAGTCTACACTCAACCAAACAGGTATCGCACAATTGCACTggttttcaatattatatcatgTCTTTTGTTATGTGAATATGTGATTTTGTAAATCTAGTTTTGGAATCATGTTTCTGTCTGAGCTGCGTCTGAATGCAAGTTGCTTTCTAGACAGGAAGTAGTAAATGTTCTTTCTATTATTGTAGGTATTACAATTGCACTTTCCACTATTACCATTCACATCATTCTCATTAACATCTCACTACTACCCCGACCACCCTAGCTACTACGTAGGTAGTTGTATAAAAAAGACCAGTTTCCCGTTTctagtattttttttttctttcgccAAATCATGATCACTATCTCTATGTAGGATACTCTccccctttcttttctctctccctctcttcttcatcatttttcATTCTCCAATTGTGATGAttataatttgtaatttaCGGTTTAGAATCTACGAGCTTGATATCTGATATGTGATATTCTttagttggttggttggctAGTTGGTTGGTTAGTTGGGCTGGCTTGGGTGGGAATGAAGTTAGATGTGTTTATgcatatgtatgtgtatatgtttatgtttatgtatatgtatatgtagatatatatatacgagtatgtatatgtatgtggGTTAGATTgttatattcatatatacatatatatcacTTGTGTACAACACGGAAGGTTTTGGAGTATGTGTCTGTAAGaggtgtgtatgtatgtatgtatgtatgtattgtattgtatatatgtgtatttaCAATAACGCTCTAGCGCTTGTAATCCATCTAGGTAAGACTTATGAGTTATGAGTTGGTTGTTTTTGATCTTGGAATCACTTTTTTTCGCTTTACTTTTAAATATGCGCGATGGAGGATGTAGGAAGGAGAGTTTGTAATTTGTGgtatattctatattctatgTTCTCTTGCGAACGCAAGAGTGTGTATGTGAAGAAAGGGAATACGAATACTTTATTATAgtagaattgatattctctCTACTCTTCAATGATACGAATACATAGTCTcctattttctatttttcttttccccccAAGCCCTCAGTTCATACAGGTTTCGTAATCTTATTCTCGATCGATtatccctctctctctctctctctctctcttcttattctctactgatttccctcttctcctctttacGATATTTTGGAGATTACTTTGCTTCCACTTCTTTGtattccctctcctccccttcctccccTCACAATCCTCTCACACTgcatatcaatcatatcacCCACACCAACCCCgacattcattcaaaataccaaattccaaatcccaaattccaattcacATATTCCAATTCACAtattctatctatctatatcctATCCGAGCAATCCCATCATCTCATACACCTCCAACTCAACACATTCTCACCCACACTCCCCACCtcaatctttctctctctattATACACTATTCACTATTCGCCGTGTGATATGTATAACATATAACATACAGCATACAATATCccatatccaatatccaccAAACTATCCTCTACCAACCGAGTAACAATTTTCTTCcactttctcattctcattctcattttcactcaatagataaataagtagatatattaattaccACACATATAACTACCTACATGTAGATACTCACTCCACTCCAAACAGACATGATAACTCATGAGCCTACTAGAAGCTTATATAAATGTACTAGTCAGATGTACTAGTTCAGCATGTAAACGTATCTATATGTGACTTCACATAATCAATCCAATCATATAACAAGGCACCATACCACATGACACAATCAACAGGATAAAACCAACATAGAGACCAAAAGAGTAGATAGAATTGAACATGacataagaaaagagatggATACTAGAATAGATGTACAAGGGCGGGGTACATGTCTGTATGGAAGTGGAGTCGAAATTTTGGAGCTGAAGATAGAGGGGATATATGAATGGATATCAATGGATATCATGATGCTAGAAGAGAATTGGCAAAGAACGAgtgggaagagaaagagaagggtAGGGATAGTGCTGTGAAAGGGTAGTTGTAAATGAACCAGATATAAATCTTAGATGTGGGGATCAAGGGATCAAGGAGGAGGTCCCCTTATAGTTCGTAAATGCGGGCTGATCGGACTGATTTGATTATACTCTGCAAACTGATCAAAGATACTGGAAAATATTGCCGAAATTGGGTATCCGATTCAAGAACCAAGTCCTGTTAGAGGCCGTTCTAGACGTTTCAATCCATATACCACGAAGACTCGAAATGAGAGTAATCAAACCCACTCACAATCACAAAGCGAAATCCACTCAGACCTCCAATAATGTAATATGGAGAAATCAACAAAACATCCCATTTCCTCACTGAGTCACTTTGCTATAAACACAATGATCCTCTCTCAATCGCGATATATGCCATTCATTGAACCGGCCTAGCAATCAGAAATGTTACGCCTCCCTTTTCCCAAAGCAACATCCATCAGTTGTACCCTCCTGCCAAACCGAGCAAAaattatcatttcatttctccAAGCTCCTCCCTCATAAAAGTTGCAATTCGTGTCTTAAGATCGTGCGAATTCGGGATAAGTAGAGTAAGGTTTGGTGGACGGGCGAGAAGCGGAAAAAAGAGTAAATCGTATGAGCGTGGGTAGAGGttgaggagaagatggaatgtTTTGCTGTTGAAAGGTGATGCATCTATAGACCGATACGAGTCTTTCTCCAGTGACGTCGCTTTGCGTTGTATCTATTGGATTTAATTAGTCAAAAGCTCGATTGGAGTTACTGATGTTCGATAATGATTCATTTCGACTTTGTGAGGTCGAAAGTGGAATCGAGGATGTGGAAATGTTGTTTTTGTGCTGATGCCCTAGAGCATTCCAAATATTAAACATACCGGATGGTGTTACCAGTCCTCAAACGGATCCATTGTGGGATGGGTctgttttgcttttgggCTCTCGCAAGCTTCTGCTTGGTGCGGAATGACTTTTGGGACTGTAGAAAGCATCGAATTAGCATCTATATGTTATGTCGAATTGTTCTTTCCCCCTTGGCCAGGTCGTCTTGTTGGTCTTGTTGGTATTCGAGATCGTGAATTCCATCTTTAATTTCGCGCCCATAGATTCTTCTACCATTTCGAACTCATTCCAATTTCCCAGGCCAAGCGATTGAATGTATGCGTCATTTGAAAAGGGTAGTACGTACCGGCATCTTGAAAAGTCGGCGTCGATATTGTCGTTGTCGTGCTGGATCAAAAGTCCGATGATAGAGGTTCAATGGATTCACACACCAAAAAATTCTGACGAGGGCTTTATTTCTCGGTTGCCCTTTCACTCAGACTTAAGGCTCTCAGGCTCAAGTCTTGGGCAGATGCACGTGAGCGGCTTGGAAAAATAAAGTTATGACTAATCATGATCGGAAACCTGTGGCTCCGcgattgggattggaaatACGGTAAGACGCTGCATCAAAGCAACATTTGAACAGTTGACCTCGCTGGTAAAACATAGATCACTTGAGTAGAAAGTCCTACCTTTTGATACTACAAGACATCTCAATTTTTGCGAACGATTATACCATCACGACGACTTACAAATTCTACGAATTCGGTGATTATTGAGCACAATATTAGgacaaagaaaggaagagtCCAGGAAGACAAGGACAGGGGACAGCTAAGCATAGTTGTTTAGGAGGTCGACTCTAAGAGGAACAGACAGAGAACAGGAAATACCGATTGCAAGACTTGCAAAAATGGGCGCAAGCGTTTCGTGGCTGTCGGGGATGTTATTTTCGAAGAAGGAGATCcggatattgattttgggaCTGGTAAGTAGCAGGCTGAAGGCCTCTTGTGGCATCCAAGGAccagcaaagaagaaggggaagcTAATATATCCACGAATTGGATAGGATAACGCTGGAAAGACCACACTACTATATAGGTTGAAGGTTAGTTGCTTCAGACTCGGACACTACATGAGGGGCTTTTATGCTAACGGGCAACCGCAGATTGGGGAAGTGGTAACTACAATACCAACCATTGGCTTCAATGTGGAATCGGTGACGTacaaaaatttaaatttcaatgttTGGGTAAGATAACATCCactcttttcattcttttcgaATCCTCTATCCAGTGATTCCTAACTGACTTGCTTGACATAGGATCTTGGAGGGCAAACATCAATTAGACCATATTGGCGCTGCTACTACGCCAATACGGCTGCGGTAATATTCGTTATTGATTCTACGGACATTGATCGATTAGGCACTGCATCAGAAGAATTGGCAGCAATGTTGAACGAGGACGAGTTGAAAGATGCTGCACTACTGGTATTTGCGAATAAACAAGATCAACCGGGAGCGAAAGGAGCGGGTGAGATTTCCGAGGCGTTAAGACTAGGAGAGTTAAGGGATAGGAATTGGAGTATAGTGGCATGTAGTGCCGTAGATGGCAGTGGTGTGGATGAGGGGATGGATTGGCTTGTTGTAAGTGTTCCCATGCTTGGAAGTGGCTTATGCCGTTACAAAACGGCG encodes the following:
- the Bcskp1 gene encoding Bcskp1, with the translated sequence MSEGTATTIKLVSNDNVEVVVERSVAERSMLIKNMLDDLGDGVLETPVPIPNVNEAVLRKVIEWADHHKHDPAPTADDDSDSRKKTTDIEEWDQKFMQVDQEMLFEIILAANYLDIKALLDVGCKTVANMIKGKSPEEIRKTFNITNDFTPEEEEQIRRENEWAEDR
- the Bcarl1 gene encoding Bcarl1, coding for MGASVSWLSGMLFSKKEIRILILGLDNAGKTTLLYRLKIGEVVTTIPTIGFNVESVTYKNLNFNVWDLGGQTSIRPYWRCYYANTAAVIFVIDSTDIDRLGTASEELAAMLNEDELKDAALLVFANKQDQPGAKGAGEISEALRLGELRDRNWSIVACSAVDGSGVDEGMDWLVQTVQQES